Proteins from a genomic interval of Lemur catta isolate mLemCat1 chromosome 17, mLemCat1.pri, whole genome shotgun sequence:
- the BANF2 gene encoding barrier-to-autointegration factor-like protein, with protein MEVDHMSPRLRAFLSEPIGEKDVCWVDGVSHELAINLVTKGFNKAYILLGQFLLMHKNQAEFQKWLICCCGATEYEAQQSSNCLKEWCACFL; from the exons ATG GAGGTGGATCACATGTCCCCCAGGCTGAGAGCCTTCCTCTCTGAACCCATCGGAGAAAAAGATGTCTGCTGGGTGGATGGGGTCAGCCATGAGCTTGCAATCAATTTGGTCACCAAAGGTTTCAACAAG gcctaCATCCTGTTGGGACAATTCCTTCTGATGCACAAGAACCAAGCAGAGTTTCAGAAGTGGCTCATTTGTTGTTGCGGCGCCACCGAGTATGAGGCCCAGCAGAGTTCCAACTGTCTCAAGGAGTGGTGCGCTTGCTTCCTGTAG